TTTCCACCTGATGTCATTGTTCCCACTGCTTTTCCAAACTGAGGATTCACAATATCTGCTAAGTCGGTTTTCTGTGACCAGTTGCTCTTGGCATCATATGTTACTCTGTTCATACCCAACATAAATTTGAAAGCATGATCTTCTTTTAGTTTCAAATTGTAAGTTGTATATATATTGAGAGTGTTTGTTACACCATTCAAAACATTACGGTATATATGGTCAGGATTAGCTCCATGAGCTGTATATTCTGTTAAGCTAAGTTTATAAGCAGGTAATGCATTAGGTGTTGTTGAAGGCACCGGCGTACCCTGATCGTTTACATAAATTCTATTTCCTTCTGCATCAGTAAGTGGTAAAGCTCCGCCCCATGAGTTCAAAGCTGTATATCTGGTACCCAAGCGGTTATTAATAAAGGTTTCGTTTGCATTTGTAAAGTCCAAATCTACAACCCAATTATCAGTAATATTTACCAAGGCACCTATATTAACGTTAAAGTATTTATTTTCCTGATTTGCAGTATTAGCTTGTGAAATTTCTGAAGCAGGACTCCTAATAGGATCTCCATTCTCGGTTCCCATAGGCTGAACCGGTCCCCATCTATACAGGTATAACCATGGGTCAGCAGTAGTACTGTTTGTAACATATGGATACCTTTTATCTCTGTTAGAGTAAATAGCTCCTGCCCTTAAAGTGAAATATTTACTTAATTCACTACTTAACCTAATTGTACCATTGTAGCGGGTAAAATCGTCATATTCTGCTTCTTTCATCATACCTGTCTGATGAAGATAGCCAAGACCTACATTGAAAGTGGTTTTTCCGCTTTTGCCATTTACCGACAGATTATGAGTCATAGTAGGTGTCCACTCTTTAATCATGTAGTCATATGGATCATATGTTCTTAATCCCAGTTTACGGTTATTGGCATCAACATACCAGTCTCTACCATAAACCATTGGTTCTTCCGGTCCCATTTTACCATATGTATTATGCCATATTTTTGATTTTTCATAACTTTCTCTGGTAATTTGCCAGAAAGCACCTGAAACAGATCCTCCCACTCTTTCCATTGCCAAAATGGAATACTCCATTGCATCAAGCATACCCATCTCCATTCTTTTGGAGATATTTTGCCAAGCAAAGTTGTTTGAGTATTGTACATTAACCTGATCTTCTGTTGCTCCTTTCTTAGTGGTGATTAAAACAACCCCAAAAGCACCTTTAGCTCCATATATCGAAGCACTCGCAGCATCTTTTAATATTGAGATTGATTCAATATCATTTGGATTTACAACCTGAATACTTGGTATTTCTACGTTATCCAGAAGAATTAGAGGTTGTGAGCTACCTTCAAAAGAACCTATTTGACCTCTAACCTTTATTAGTGGATCGGAGCCCACCTCTCCACTAGGTACAATAACGGAAAGACCTGGAGTTGATCCCTGTAATCCGCGTCCCACATCAGATATTGGTCTGCTTCCAAGAGTCTCTTCAACATTTACTGTAGATACTGCACCTGTCAGGTTTTCTTTTCGCTGTGTGCCATAACCCACAACTACTAATTCCTGTAGTGCTTGAGTGTCTTCTCTGAGTGTTATTGTGAAGCTTGTATTTCCTGCAGTACTGACTGTCTGACTTAAATATCCTATAAAGGAGACCTGGATTGAAGCTTCATTTGAAACACGTAAAGTGAACTTTCCATCAATATCTGTAATTGTCCCATTTGTAGTTCCTGACTCAATGATATTTGCTCCGATAATAGGTATACCCTGATCATCTAATACTGTACCCGAGATTAGCTTCCCATCTTGTTGAAGTTCTTTTATGATAGTCGACTTTTCCGTCGCTTTCTCATCGAGTATTGGCTTTTTTGAAATTGTTATTTGTCTGTTCACTATTGAGTAGACCAAGTCTGTGTTTTTCAACAACAAATCCATAATCTCATTTATAGATCTGTTGTTATAAGAGACGTTTACTCTCCTGGATAATCCACTTTCAGTATTATCCATAAAGAGGAATAAATAGTCACTGTTCATTTCAATTTCTTGCAACGCTTCACGCAGTGTGACTCCCTTAACATCAATGCTAACTGATTTTGATTGAGAGTAGGTGTTCTCTGCTGCAATTGAAAAAACAGAAAGTAAAGTTATAAAAAAGTATATTTTCATAATTTTTAAAAACTTGCTGTCTTTTTTCAAGTTTAGTTGTTTAAAGTTTGGTTTATCTTGCATATCTTTATGATTGAGATTTAATTTGTTACCAATAAATTAGATTCGCTTAACAGGCCGAATAATGTTCCCGCATTATACGGCCTTTTTATAACATCATATTCTTATTTCATAGGCAGTTAATTTTAGATTACACATATATTTGATTTAAGTTACATTTATTCTTTTTTTATACTAATAACACCTTCACTTTCAATATAATATTTTAGAAAAGTCATTTGTGAGAACGATTCTAAGACATCATTAATATTTTCAGAAAGATAAAGTTTACCGGAACAGGTCTGTTCTTTTAATTTCAAAGTATTATCAAAATGAAATTCAACATTGTAATATCGGCCAATTTTTCTTAAAACCTCGGTTAAGGAATTTTTGTTTAAGTTCATATATCCGTTTTTCCAGCTAACATATTCCGTTACATCCACCATTTGATTGTGGATGCTATTATTGTCTAGAATCGCCATTTCTCCAGGTTTCAAAGTCAATGAATTTACATTATTTTTTACTTGAACTGAGCCTTCTACAAGTACAACAGTTTCACTTTCTTCATCTGTATATGCAGATACATTAAATGATGTACCAAATACTGTAATTTGTGATTTAGGTGTATGTATAATAAATGGAGTACTCTGTTTTGTAACTTCAATAAATATTTCACCTTTAACTTTTATTTCTCTTGCCTGATTAGAAAAAGCTGATGGGAACTCCATTTCTGTTCCTGAATTTAAGTGTATTAATGAGCCATCAGCAAGAATTACAGAAGATCTCTTCCCAAATGGAACAATTAACTTGTTTTGATTGTTTTTCAGGTCAATCTGTTTTTGAGTAATTGAATCATGTATTAACGCATTTTCCCCTTCAGTTAATTGAACCATAGAGTTGTTTTCAATATCAAATGATTGTTCTCCGGAGATTAACTGTATCTTATCCTGACTCATTACTTCACCAATTGAAGTAAGTTGATTTTCCGGTATACTATTAGTATTAGATGTAAGAATGTATATTGTTGAAATTATTGTTATAAATAGAGATGCGGCAACTGAGGTGACTATAATGGATAATTGTTTTCTTTTTTTTAAATGGTAAATTCTATCCTGAAGTTGTCTGTTTACTGTTTCTTCATCTATTATACACTCACTCTTATTCTTCTGAATTTCATCGAAAGTTGCAATGGCTAGTTCAAAAGATTCTCTAAGATGTTCGTTTTTATTAATAAAATCTTCCCAAAACTGTGTTAGTTTAACTGTGCGACGAGTCCTCCAATAGACAAAAAGGTCATCACATAAAAAATCCTTATAATCTAATTTCAATTTCATTTACACTCTTTTTAATAAAGACATGGAAAAATTGAAAAAAGGACTAAATTAATAAATATTAACCAAGTGTTGTGAATAAATGTATTAAATACAATAGTGAATTGGATGGTGATGCACCTTTCATTTTCTTTAATGCACGATATAAGTTTTTTTTCACAGCATCAGTTGAAAGGTTCATAATTTCAGCTATTTCTGAATAATTGAGATCCAATTGATATCTATAATGAATAATTCTTCTCTGCTTTGGAGGTAGTGTTTTAATTAAGTTAGTTAACTTATTTTTTAGCTGTATTTCTTTTTCTTCATCAATAATTTTTTCAATTACAATCTTCTCATTTTCTTCAAAGTAGTCTTGTTGTAATTCTCCAATTTCAATTAGTTCCAAGTTTCTAATGTCAAGAAGTCTGTTTTTTAGACTTCTGAGCAGATAAAATTCTATATTTTGAATGTGGTTTAATTTTTTTCTTGAAGTATAAATATTGAAAAAAATATCTTGTATTGCATCTTTACTCCGTTCATCATCGAATCCAAGATTTAATGCATAAGCTAAAAGTTCCGAATAGTAAGCATGATAAATCTTAGAGAAAGATTTATCATCTCCCTCTAAAAATAGTTTCCACGCATCATCGATCATTACTTTACTTTTTTTCTATAGTAGGTTAAAAATGTATAAGGGTACAAATGTTTATCATCAGCCATATGCCTCTCCTCCTCTATAAGCTCCCAATCTTTAAAATCAATATTAGGGAAAAAAGTATCGGCATCATTGAATGTATTGTGAATACGAGTTAGATAGAGTGTGTCGGCAAGATGGAAAGTGGTGCGGTAAAGCTCGCCACCTCCT
This window of the Lascolabacillus massiliensis genome carries:
- a CDS encoding SusC/RagA family TonB-linked outer membrane protein; this encodes MKIYFFITLLSVFSIAAENTYSQSKSVSIDVKGVTLREALQEIEMNSDYLFLFMDNTESGLSRRVNVSYNNRSINEIMDLLLKNTDLVYSIVNRQITISKKPILDEKATEKSTIIKELQQDGKLISGTVLDDQGIPIIGANIIESGTTNGTITDIDGKFTLRVSNEASIQVSFIGYLSQTVSTAGNTSFTITLREDTQALQELVVVGYGTQRKENLTGAVSTVNVEETLGSRPISDVGRGLQGSTPGLSVIVPSGEVGSDPLIKVRGQIGSFEGSSQPLILLDNVEIPSIQVVNPNDIESISILKDAASASIYGAKGAFGVVLITTKKGATEDQVNVQYSNNFAWQNISKRMEMGMLDAMEYSILAMERVGGSVSGAFWQITRESYEKSKIWHNTYGKMGPEEPMVYGRDWYVDANNRKLGLRTYDPYDYMIKEWTPTMTHNLSVNGKSGKTTFNVGLGYLHQTGMMKEAEYDDFTRYNGTIRLSSELSKYFTLRAGAIYSNRDKRYPYVTNSTTADPWLYLYRWGPVQPMGTENGDPIRSPASEISQANTANQENKYFNVNIGALVNITDNWVVDLDFTNANETFINNRLGTRYTALNSWGGALPLTDAEGNRIYVNDQGTPVPSTTPNALPAYKLSLTEYTAHGANPDHIYRNVLNGVTNTLNIYTTYNLKLKEDHAFKFMLGMNRVTYDAKSNWSQKTDLADIVNPQFGKAVGTMTSGGNTFWEAQLGYFGRINYAFRDRYLLEGNLRYDGSSKFPSRLWWRFFPSVSAGWRVTEEAWMEWITPVVSSMKLRGSWGVIGDQTVPSGLYAPSMSTSQTMWLDASGAKAVAVGTPTAITRDITWQDLENTNLGVDLYFLNNTLGVVFDVYRRDTKNMIVPGEGVSFTFGAGAPKGNFGSLRTEGWDLSVDYNYRFKNGLGINAMATLSDAVTTIMKYGDTNSIDGWYEGKKYGEIWGYRTDRLYQESDFVRDSNGELQKIVLTANESQKYAGRTVNKLSDANGKPVYQAFLQNSSNFFFGPGDVKFVDLNGDGEIDAGSRLLDDHGDLEIIGNSTPRFEYGLRLGADWHGVDASVFIQGVGSRQIWGVGFLTTPGFHASDGAMPQAIAGDFWKPDRTDAFYPAPYNLAGSNTGNNMQVQSKYLLDMSYTRIKNVTIGYSFPSSLMNKVMVNNLRVYLSLENFFTFDNLRGLPIDPEVISGYSMFNETNYNLGRTGVGTPTFKSGSVGLQINF
- a CDS encoding FecR family protein, with the translated sequence MKLKLDYKDFLCDDLFVYWRTRRTVKLTQFWEDFINKNEHLRESFELAIATFDEIQKNKSECIIDEETVNRQLQDRIYHLKKRKQLSIIVTSVAASLFITIISTIYILTSNTNSIPENQLTSIGEVMSQDKIQLISGEQSFDIENNSMVQLTEGENALIHDSITQKQIDLKNNQNKLIVPFGKRSSVILADGSLIHLNSGTEMEFPSAFSNQAREIKVKGEIFIEVTKQSTPFIIHTPKSQITVFGTSFNVSAYTDEESETVVLVEGSVQVKNNVNSLTLKPGEMAILDNNSIHNQMVDVTEYVSWKNGYMNLNKNSLTEVLRKIGRYYNVEFHFDNTLKLKEQTCSGKLYLSENINDVLESFSQMTFLKYYIESEGVISIKKE
- a CDS encoding RNA polymerase sigma factor; amino-acid sequence: MIDDAWKLFLEGDDKSFSKIYHAYYSELLAYALNLGFDDERSKDAIQDIFFNIYTSRKKLNHIQNIEFYLLRSLKNRLLDIRNLELIEIGELQQDYFEENEKIVIEKIIDEEKEIQLKNKLTNLIKTLPPKQRRIIHYRYQLDLNYSEIAEIMNLSTDAVKKNLYRALKKMKGASPSNSLLYLIHLFTTLG